Proteins from a genomic interval of Psychrobacter urativorans:
- the ftsA gene encoding cell division protein FtsA, which yields MKNTENLVVVHISATAVYAVIGSVVSAKDIRIMGVGQVKNSDFYQGQIKHRERLQGAIKQAIQEAEDTANCRVHSVWLTLSTPELLSKNSTGHVAVEEDMVRTKDMVQALSNAKSQDLPSNYYLMHCCQQGIYVDAQDTIVDDAIEMIADEITVMYHMMMMPVASRQNLQKLLQSCDVGVDHVVFDAVTSAEYSLIAEERQQGVCLIDIGASTTSICVYKENKLVFTHCVASGSHEVTMDISADFGISMIEAEKLKKLHGTVDVHSIDPSAFFIFRPQGSGDEINVSVYKLAQIIEARYVSIFTEVVQQLHQAGLIGYIDRGIVLTGGGSAIKGMVPFAKKLLKMPVVLTNTHPHISAYNHFDNEDSFKQLNAHINDRAYHTAFGTLLYSQSEQFRHSEQSETEAIEKLKVKNVFQGVGQRFSSMFKKIL from the coding sequence ATGAAAAATACTGAAAATCTAGTTGTTGTCCATATCAGTGCCACTGCAGTTTATGCGGTGATTGGCAGCGTTGTGTCTGCGAAAGATATCCGCATTATGGGCGTTGGACAAGTTAAAAACAGCGACTTTTATCAAGGTCAAATTAAACACCGAGAACGCTTGCAAGGCGCGATTAAACAAGCCATTCAAGAAGCTGAAGATACGGCTAACTGTCGCGTCCATAGTGTATGGTTGACGTTATCTACCCCTGAATTGCTGAGTAAAAACAGCACTGGTCACGTCGCAGTCGAAGAAGATATGGTGCGTACCAAAGATATGGTGCAAGCGCTATCTAACGCTAAGTCGCAAGATTTACCGTCCAATTATTATCTGATGCATTGCTGTCAGCAAGGCATTTATGTTGATGCTCAAGACACTATCGTTGATGATGCCATTGAGATGATTGCAGACGAAATCACGGTGATGTATCACATGATGATGATGCCAGTCGCCAGTCGCCAGAACCTGCAAAAGTTATTGCAAAGCTGTGATGTCGGTGTCGATCATGTCGTATTCGATGCGGTTACTAGCGCTGAATACAGTCTGATAGCAGAAGAACGCCAGCAGGGCGTTTGTTTAATAGACATCGGTGCCAGTACGACGAGCATCTGTGTTTATAAAGAGAATAAACTGGTCTTTACTCATTGTGTGGCAAGCGGTAGCCATGAAGTTACTATGGATATATCAGCCGATTTTGGCATTTCAATGATAGAAGCTGAAAAGCTTAAAAAATTGCATGGTACGGTTGATGTGCATAGCATAGACCCGAGTGCATTTTTTATATTTAGACCACAAGGTTCAGGCGATGAGATTAATGTCAGCGTTTATAAACTGGCGCAAATTATAGAAGCACGTTATGTCAGTATTTTTACTGAAGTCGTGCAACAACTGCATCAAGCGGGCCTAATAGGTTACATTGATCGTGGAATTGTGCTGACGGGTGGCGGTAGTGCCATCAAAGGTATGGTACCATTTGCAAAAAAACTACTAAAAATGCCGGTAGTATTGACCAATACTCATCCTCATATTAGTGCTTATAATCACTTTGACAATGAAGACTCATTTAAGCAGTTAAATGCCCATATTAATGACCGAGCTTATCATACGGCTTTCGGTACTTTACTGTATAGCCAAAGTGAACAGTTTCGGCATAGTGAGCAAAGTGAGACTGAGGCCATAGAAAAGCTGAAAGTTAAAAACGTTTTTCAAGGTGTCGGACAACGTTTTAGTAGTATGTTTAAAAAAATACTGTAG
- the ftsZ gene encoding cell division protein FtsZ, with protein MSKYTMPDDNKPQTNGQARFIVFGVGGGGGNAVEHMVQQGIKGVTFVCANTDKQALDRLTTPHKLQLGAKSNRGLGAGANPEVGREAAESEEEAIRALLEHSDMVFITAGMGGGTGTGAAPVVARIAKEMEVLTVAVVTTPFKFEGGKRIKAAKAGIEQLTNFVDSIITIPNDKLMSVYGNLSMQDAFKKADDVLMHAVQGIAETIARSGLVNIDFNDIRTAMTAKGHAMMGIGRASGDDRAREATEKAIKSPLLDDLRLENAKGLLVNVISSQSLSLDEFSKISEIVEGITDTDEANIFYGSVVDEDMGDELHVTVIATGLTLDEYAGQEPKVQNIVPSVTSTQAVDPNLHTSALNSQKQSQNQLYQDSITRTAMMQEQPQTKTNSIQDYLKRQQNK; from the coding sequence ATGTCAAAATACACCATGCCAGATGATAATAAGCCCCAAACTAATGGTCAAGCCCGTTTTATAGTATTTGGGGTTGGCGGCGGCGGCGGTAATGCTGTTGAGCATATGGTACAACAAGGTATTAAAGGGGTAACGTTTGTCTGTGCCAACACTGATAAACAAGCCCTTGACCGTCTAACGACACCGCATAAATTGCAGCTTGGTGCAAAAAGTAACCGTGGTCTTGGAGCGGGTGCTAATCCAGAAGTAGGGCGTGAAGCCGCTGAAAGTGAAGAAGAGGCCATTCGCGCCTTACTTGAGCATTCAGATATGGTATTTATTACTGCTGGAATGGGTGGCGGTACGGGTACCGGTGCTGCGCCTGTCGTTGCTCGCATTGCTAAAGAGATGGAAGTATTGACCGTAGCAGTGGTCACCACACCATTTAAGTTTGAAGGTGGTAAGCGCATTAAAGCAGCTAAGGCTGGCATTGAGCAATTAACTAACTTCGTTGACTCCATTATCACTATCCCAAATGATAAGCTAATGAGTGTCTACGGCAATCTATCGATGCAAGATGCGTTCAAAAAAGCGGATGACGTATTGATGCATGCGGTACAAGGCATTGCGGAGACGATTGCGCGTTCAGGTTTGGTCAATATTGACTTTAACGATATTCGTACCGCGATGACTGCTAAAGGTCATGCGATGATGGGTATTGGTCGCGCCAGTGGCGATGATCGTGCGCGTGAAGCCACTGAAAAAGCAATTAAATCGCCGTTGCTTGATGATCTACGTCTAGAAAATGCGAAAGGTCTATTGGTTAACGTGATTTCTTCACAAAGCCTATCTCTTGATGAATTTAGTAAAATTAGTGAAATCGTTGAAGGTATTACCGATACCGATGAGGCTAATATTTTCTATGGTTCAGTGGTTGATGAAGATATGGGTGATGAGTTGCATGTTACCGTTATTGCAACTGGTCTGACGTTAGATGAATATGCAGGTCAAGAACCTAAAGTGCAAAATATTGTCCCTTCTGTGACTAGCACTCAGGCAGTTGACCCTAATTTGCATACCAGTGCCCTAAACAGTCAAAAACAGTCACAAAATCAATTGTATCAAGACAGTATTACACGCACAGCAATGATGCAAGAACAGCCACAAACCAAAACAAATAGTATTCAAGACTATCTTAAGCGCCAACAAAACAAGTAA
- a CDS encoding D-alanine--D-alanine ligase, translating into MTINNNQESINNVAHDVDASVFGKVAVVYGGSSNERIISLDSGAAVLKALQSQGVDAMHFDPKDQDITELRNFDRVFNVLHGRGGEDGVLQGMLQWLNIPQTGSGVLASALGMDKVRTKQLWQGCGLSTAPFSLLTADTDWQQVVNTLGLPLIIKPVHEGSSIGMTKVNHLDELPAAYATAVECGDVVMAERWITGREFTIVIIDDEAYPVIRLEPADITNFYDFEAKYNRNDTSYYIPCGLSASEETHLQALSLAAFRAVDAKGWGRIDAMQDTDGNFWLLEINTVPGMTSHSLVPMAAKARGMDFEALCWHILSQTL; encoded by the coding sequence ATGACTATTAATAATAATCAAGAAAGTATAAATAACGTGGCACATGATGTAGATGCCAGTGTTTTTGGTAAAGTGGCTGTAGTCTATGGCGGCAGTAGTAATGAGCGTATTATCTCGTTAGATAGTGGTGCTGCTGTCTTAAAAGCATTACAAAGCCAAGGCGTTGATGCCATGCATTTTGATCCTAAAGATCAAGATATTACCGAACTGCGCAATTTTGATCGCGTCTTTAACGTCTTGCATGGTCGTGGCGGTGAAGATGGCGTATTGCAAGGCATGCTGCAATGGTTAAACATTCCACAAACAGGCTCAGGGGTTTTAGCCTCTGCGCTTGGCATGGATAAAGTGCGTACTAAGCAATTGTGGCAAGGTTGCGGTTTATCTACTGCGCCGTTCTCATTACTGACTGCGGATACTGATTGGCAGCAAGTGGTTAATACACTAGGATTACCGTTAATTATTAAACCTGTGCATGAAGGTTCTAGTATTGGTATGACTAAGGTCAATCATTTAGATGAGCTGCCTGCAGCTTATGCTACGGCGGTAGAATGTGGCGATGTGGTTATGGCAGAGCGTTGGATTACCGGTCGTGAATTCACCATTGTCATTATTGACGACGAGGCTTATCCCGTTATTCGTTTAGAGCCTGCTGACATCACTAATTTTTACGATTTTGAAGCCAAATATAATCGTAATGATACCTCTTATTATATTCCTTGTGGTCTAAGCGCCAGTGAAGAGACGCATTTACAAGCGTTAAGTCTGGCAGCATTCCGTGCGGTTGATGCGAAAGGTTGGGGACGTATCGACGCCATGCAGGACACCGATGGCAATTTTTGGTTGCTTGAAATTAATACCGTACCGGGTATGACCAGTCACAGCTTAGTGCCGATGGCAGCTAAAGCGCGTGGTATGGATTTTGAAGCGTTATGTTGGCATATTTTATCGCAAACGTTATAG
- a CDS encoding cell division protein FtsQ/DivIB translates to MAQTVNEVTDLMSDKKDRPKRSTRLPPSAKYFFMALVIGLLLLILVMGAKALRDAPPAAIEVSHQGLTAMQYDALQQTMNQQSVTSFFTTDLQTLRDIAIDLSWVDQISVTRDWQRGIVITALPKKAVANFGTERMVDAKGVVFVPADSEELTQAQFATLQGEITQAPVIMQQMQQINEWYAPLGMRVEDIILSPRMTWLVRFSNGLRVIVDNENTAQKLLSLSQLLGNQLSTRRDEIQSVDLRYKNGFSIAWHMKEP, encoded by the coding sequence ATGGCTCAAACTGTCAACGAAGTTACTGACTTAATGAGTGATAAGAAAGATCGTCCGAAACGTAGCACGCGACTGCCACCTTCGGCTAAATATTTTTTTATGGCACTCGTGATTGGGCTGTTATTATTAATATTAGTGATGGGCGCTAAGGCATTACGTGATGCACCGCCTGCTGCGATAGAAGTCAGTCATCAAGGCTTAACAGCTATGCAATATGATGCGTTGCAACAAACGATGAACCAGCAGTCAGTCACCAGTTTTTTTACTACTGATTTACAGACGCTACGAGATATTGCGATTGATCTGTCTTGGGTAGACCAAATTAGTGTTACTCGAGATTGGCAACGAGGTATTGTGATCACCGCACTGCCCAAAAAAGCCGTTGCGAATTTTGGTACAGAACGCATGGTTGATGCTAAAGGCGTGGTATTTGTACCTGCTGATAGCGAGGAGCTGACGCAAGCGCAGTTTGCTACCTTACAAGGCGAAATTACGCAAGCACCTGTTATCATGCAGCAAATGCAACAAATTAATGAGTGGTATGCACCGCTTGGTATGCGGGTAGAAGACATTATTCTGTCCCCACGTATGACATGGCTGGTACGTTTTAGTAATGGTTTACGAGTCATTGTGGATAATGAAAATACCGCGCAAAAATTGCTTAGTTTAAGCCAATTGTTAGGCAACCAATTGAGCACGCGCCGTGATGAGATACAGTCTGTAGACTTACGTTATAAAAATGGCTTTAGTATCGCATGGCATATGAAAGAGCCATAA
- the murC gene encoding UDP-N-acetylmuramate--L-alanine ligase → MSTTAPANDTAATLSDKASPTRLIEIPEMRRIQHLHFVGIGGSGMCGIAEVMSNQGYKVSGSDIAESPVTKRLQDIGIEIFIGHDSKNIAQTDVLVVSSAIDRSNPEITAALKARLPVVRRADMLGELMRYRHGIAVAGAHGKTTTTSLLTTMLAEGDLDPTYVIGGKLNASGKNAALGSSRFLVAEADESDASFLTLHPMAAIVTNIDQDHMETYDNSFDKLKAAYIQFLQNMPFYGLAVVCGDDAELYAMIDDIGRPVLTFGLEPFNDVQAIDVVVEGTKTHFTVLRRDREPLPLTLNIPGIHNVYNALAAITMATDEGVDDEAIKRALHKFAGVGRRFEQHKPVAVDGGDILLIDDYGHHPKEVDATIKAARQSFPERRLVMLFQPHRYSRTRDCFDDFVEVLSTVDELLLLDVYSAGESPIAGADTKTLARSIRLRGMVEPTIIDKNNIAPVMQRLLKANDMLLTQGAGNIGQIAIDLAANNLYLK, encoded by the coding sequence ATGTCCACAACTGCTCCTGCCAATGACACCGCTGCTACGCTCAGCGATAAAGCATCGCCAACCCGTCTGATTGAAATACCAGAGATGCGCCGTATTCAGCATTTACATTTCGTTGGTATTGGTGGTTCTGGCATGTGCGGTATTGCTGAAGTCATGAGCAATCAAGGCTATAAAGTGAGTGGTTCAGATATCGCTGAAAGCCCTGTCACTAAGCGTTTACAAGACATTGGTATTGAGATATTTATTGGTCATGATTCTAAAAATATCGCGCAAACAGATGTATTGGTCGTGTCCTCTGCCATTGACCGCAGCAACCCTGAAATTACTGCGGCATTAAAAGCCCGACTGCCCGTAGTTCGCCGTGCCGATATGCTTGGTGAATTGATGCGTTATCGTCACGGTATTGCCGTGGCTGGCGCGCATGGTAAAACTACGACCACTAGCTTACTGACCACGATGCTTGCGGAAGGCGACCTTGATCCGACCTATGTGATTGGCGGTAAGCTGAATGCGTCAGGTAAAAATGCTGCGTTAGGTAGTAGCCGCTTTTTGGTTGCTGAAGCGGATGAATCTGATGCCTCATTTTTGACTTTACATCCGATGGCAGCGATTGTCACTAACATCGATCAAGACCATATGGAAACGTATGACAATAGTTTTGATAAATTAAAAGCTGCCTATATCCAGTTTTTACAAAACATGCCGTTTTATGGCTTAGCCGTCGTATGCGGTGACGATGCTGAATTGTATGCGATGATTGATGACATTGGGCGTCCGGTGCTTACGTTTGGTCTTGAGCCTTTCAACGATGTCCAAGCGATTGATGTGGTGGTTGAGGGCACTAAAACCCACTTTACCGTCTTGCGCCGTGACCGTGAACCGCTTCCTTTGACTTTGAATATTCCGGGCATTCATAATGTCTATAATGCGCTGGCAGCTATCACCATGGCAACCGATGAAGGTGTCGATGATGAAGCCATTAAGCGTGCGCTACATAAATTTGCGGGCGTTGGTCGTCGTTTTGAGCAGCATAAGCCTGTAGCCGTCGATGGTGGCGATATATTACTGATTGACGATTATGGTCATCATCCAAAAGAAGTGGATGCCACCATTAAAGCAGCACGCCAAAGCTTTCCTGAGCGTCGCTTAGTGATGCTGTTTCAGCCGCACCGTTATAGCCGTACGCGTGATTGCTTTGATGACTTTGTTGAAGTCTTATCGACAGTCGATGAGCTGTTATTATTGGATGTTTACTCAGCAGGAGAAAGCCCAATCGCAGGCGCAGATACCAAGACTTTAGCACGTAGTATCCGTTTGCGCGGTATGGTTGAGCCAACAATTATTGATAAAAATAATATTGCTCCGGTTATGCAGCGCTTACTAAAAGCCAATGATATGCTTTTGACCCAAGGCGCGGGTAATATTGGTCAAATTGCCATCGATTTGGCTGCCAATAATTTATATCTCAAATAA
- the lpxC gene encoding UDP-3-O-acyl-N-acetylglucosamine deacetylase, producing MNQRTINRAIAITGIGLHSGESVDLEFHPQPINTGVVFERSDIVGCAPIPASAFLVQDTMMSSNLVFGGTRVGTVEHLLSAIAGLGVDNLLIRVSAAEIPIMDGSAAPFVGLLLQAGFCEQESPKKFLRIVRPVRVKIDDKWAELRPYDGFELNFEIDFDHPAFNKDYQHAQLRFSTHKFIEELSAARTFGFLQDIETLRKNNLALGGSMDNAIVIDETRVLNSEGLRFADEFVRHKILDALGDLYLIGYPILGRFNAYKSGHALNNLLVREILSDKNNFEIVTFDDNVTCPIEYLPLTHLTVEG from the coding sequence ATGAATCAACGAACTATAAACAGAGCGATAGCTATTACTGGTATTGGCTTGCATAGTGGCGAATCTGTTGACCTAGAGTTTCATCCGCAGCCTATCAATACGGGAGTCGTATTTGAGCGTTCCGATATTGTAGGCTGTGCGCCGATTCCTGCTAGTGCTTTTTTGGTACAAGATACCATGATGTCGTCCAATTTAGTGTTTGGTGGTACTCGTGTGGGTACGGTTGAGCATCTATTAAGTGCGATTGCCGGTCTTGGCGTTGATAATCTATTGATTCGAGTGTCTGCTGCCGAAATTCCTATTATGGATGGTAGTGCTGCACCATTTGTAGGATTATTACTACAAGCTGGCTTTTGTGAGCAAGAGAGTCCTAAAAAGTTTTTGAGAATTGTGCGTCCTGTACGCGTTAAAATCGATGATAAATGGGCAGAGTTACGTCCATATGACGGTTTTGAGTTAAATTTTGAAATTGATTTTGATCATCCTGCATTTAATAAAGACTATCAGCACGCCCAGCTGCGTTTTTCTACTCACAAATTTATTGAAGAATTGAGTGCTGCTCGTACTTTTGGTTTTTTACAGGATATTGAAACGCTCAGAAAAAATAATTTAGCGTTAGGTGGCAGTATGGATAATGCTATTGTCATTGATGAAACCAGAGTTCTCAACTCTGAAGGTTTGCGCTTTGCTGATGAATTTGTACGCCATAAAATTTTAGATGCGTTAGGCGATTTATACCTCATTGGCTATCCAATATTGGGTCGATTTAATGCCTATAAATCTGGTCATGCCTTAAATAATTTATTGGTACGTGAAATTTTATCAGATAAAAATAACTTTGAAATTGTAACTTTTGATGACAATGTAACTTGTCCTATCGAATATTTACCTTTGACACATCTAACTGTCGAGGGATGA
- the murG gene encoding undecaprenyldiphospho-muramoylpentapeptide beta-N-acetylglucosaminyltransferase, whose translation MKTPHILMMAAGTGGHVFPALAVSELLAERGAVIHWLGTANGMENRLVAPTDYAFHAIAMQGLRGKGVGRLLKMPITLLAATMAVIKIIRSNKIDMVVGFGGYVSAPGGIAARMTGTPLIIHEQNAIAGMSNRYLAKIATKVLQAFENTFANSELDSKLETVGNPVRNAITGVAAPAERYDINDDSPLRLLVVGGSLGAQVLNSTLPKALALINTPFEVRHQCGRDNETVTQAAYDAEDLSAHKTIVQPFITDMAAAYQWADIIVCRAGALTVTEIQNVGIAAIFVPLPSAVDDHQTANARTLTEHDAALLLPQPELTPERLSAELSVLNRQICLEMAEKGHALANRSASQQVADIIWQTLEQ comes from the coding sequence ATGAAGACACCGCATATACTAATGATGGCTGCCGGAACAGGCGGGCATGTATTTCCAGCGCTAGCAGTCAGCGAATTGCTGGCTGAGCGTGGTGCGGTGATTCATTGGCTTGGCACAGCAAATGGGATGGAAAATCGCTTGGTTGCGCCAACTGATTATGCTTTTCATGCCATTGCCATGCAAGGCTTGCGTGGTAAAGGGGTCGGGCGTTTACTGAAGATGCCTATCACCTTATTAGCCGCGACTATGGCGGTTATCAAGATTATTCGTAGTAATAAAATTGATATGGTAGTGGGTTTTGGCGGTTATGTTAGCGCTCCTGGTGGTATCGCCGCGCGTATGACCGGCACACCGCTAATTATTCATGAGCAAAATGCCATTGCTGGCATGAGCAATCGTTATTTAGCCAAAATCGCTACTAAAGTCTTACAAGCTTTTGAAAATACTTTTGCCAATAGTGAGCTTGATTCAAAGTTAGAAACGGTGGGCAATCCAGTTCGCAATGCCATCACTGGCGTGGCGGCTCCAGCTGAGCGTTATGATATTAATGATGACTCGCCACTACGCTTATTGGTAGTGGGTGGCTCATTAGGCGCACAGGTGCTAAATAGTACACTGCCTAAGGCGCTAGCACTTATCAATACGCCTTTTGAGGTACGTCATCAATGTGGGCGTGATAATGAGACAGTGACGCAAGCGGCGTATGATGCTGAAGATTTGAGCGCTCATAAAACCATCGTGCAGCCTTTTATTACCGATATGGCAGCCGCTTATCAATGGGCGGATATTATTGTTTGCCGTGCTGGCGCGTTAACCGTAACTGAAATTCAAAATGTCGGCATCGCTGCGATTTTTGTGCCTTTACCAAGCGCGGTAGATGACCATCAAACGGCGAATGCGCGTACTTTGACAGAGCATGACGCTGCATTATTATTACCACAGCCTGAACTGACCCCTGAACGCTTAAGCGCTGAATTATCGGTGCTGAATCGCCAGATTTGTCTAGAAATGGCAGAAAAAGGTCATGCACTTGCCAATCGCAGCGCCAGTCAGCAAGTTGCTGATATTATTTGGCAAACCCTTGAGCAGTAA
- a CDS encoding YhbY family RNA-binding protein yields the protein MELDNATLKRLKGIGHELTAVVMIGNKGITPAITEEIDRALSDHELIKVKLPAGSKEERDTVTTELAKNAKAQVIHTIGRMALLLRKNPNANPKLSNLSRHAQ from the coding sequence ATGGAACTTGATAACGCTACACTTAAACGCCTAAAGGGTATTGGTCACGAGCTCACAGCTGTGGTGATGATTGGCAATAAGGGTATCACCCCTGCCATTACGGAAGAGATCGACCGTGCTTTATCCGATCACGAATTGATTAAAGTAAAACTACCTGCTGGCAGTAAAGAGGAGCGTGACACTGTCACCACTGAGCTTGCAAAAAATGCTAAAGCGCAAGTCATTCATACTATCGGTCGTATGGCATTGTTACTGCGTAAAAACCCTAATGCCAACCCAAAACTGTCAAATTTGTCACGTCACGCACAGTAA
- a CDS encoding CHAP domain-containing protein has translation MKKALLILSVLGMGVAQTSGAAVNNISNSTLTYTRANISNSYGSSQNIYSTSNGAHVSSNDEISQAIRVLKQKGSELDTLSRRLYSEKKQQFKSVLDRNSAPAVAAARASSVALSRSSGRCARYVRQALQSAGYEFTPNPSAYQYETRGTLAKAGFTKISNDMPAQVGDVVVFDRSSKHPHGHIQIFDGSNWISDFRQNSISPYSNIYGYSTWRDSQYVDDASNRGIYLAMADK, from the coding sequence ATGAAAAAGGCTTTATTAATTTTGTCAGTATTGGGAATGGGGGTAGCACAAACGAGTGGTGCTGCTGTAAATAACATCTCAAATAGTACACTGACTTATACCAGAGCAAATATCTCTAATTCCTACGGTTCTTCGCAAAATATCTACAGCACCAGTAATGGCGCTCATGTGTCTAGCAATGACGAAATTAGTCAAGCTATCAGAGTTCTTAAACAAAAGGGTAGTGAGCTTGATACATTATCTCGTCGTTTATATTCTGAAAAAAAACAACAGTTTAAATCAGTTTTAGATCGTAATTCAGCCCCAGCTGTAGCAGCTGCGCGGGCATCAAGTGTGGCACTGTCTAGAAGTTCTGGTCGCTGTGCACGCTATGTCCGCCAAGCACTACAATCTGCCGGCTACGAATTTACGCCTAATCCTTCAGCCTATCAGTATGAAACACGCGGTACCCTTGCTAAAGCTGGTTTCACTAAGATTAGCAATGACATGCCTGCTCAAGTCGGTGATGTCGTAGTATTTGATCGCAGCTCAAAACATCCGCACGGTCATATTCAGATCTTTGATGGCTCAAATTGGATATCTGATTTCCGCCAAAATAGTATCAGTCCATATAGCAATATCTATGGCTATAGCACGTGGCGTGATTCACAATATGTGGACGACGCTTCTAACCGTGGTATCTATCTTGCTATGGCAGACAAATAA
- a CDS encoding RlmE family RNA methyltransferase: MATRIKNKNLSKSSSAWMKEHIDDHYVKQAQKDGYRARAAYKLLEINDKTKLISKGMTVVDLGSAPGSWSQVAGKMVGDSGILIASDILPMDNLENVTFIQGDFREAEIFDSIMAEVGDQQVDVVLSDMAPNTSGNSVVDQPRMMDLCELAVDFALATLPEGGALIMKVFEGAGAQELRKQMQSQFSKVRSIKPDASRARSKEIFWIAIK, translated from the coding sequence TTGGCCACGCGTATTAAAAATAAGAATTTGTCAAAAAGCAGTAGCGCTTGGATGAAAGAGCATATCGACGACCATTATGTAAAACAAGCGCAAAAAGACGGTTACCGCGCGCGTGCGGCTTATAAATTACTTGAGATTAATGATAAAACTAAACTCATTAGTAAAGGTATGACCGTGGTGGATTTGGGCAGTGCACCTGGTAGCTGGTCACAAGTAGCCGGTAAAATGGTGGGCGATAGCGGAATTTTGATTGCTTCTGATATTTTACCAATGGATAATCTGGAAAATGTCACTTTTATTCAGGGCGATTTTCGTGAAGCTGAGATTTTTGATAGCATCATGGCAGAAGTTGGTGATCAGCAAGTAGATGTGGTGTTGTCTGATATGGCACCCAATACTTCTGGCAACAGTGTGGTTGATCAGCCCAGAATGATGGATTTATGCGAGCTGGCGGTAGATTTTGCTTTGGCGACTTTACCAGAAGGTGGGGCACTGATTATGAAAGTATTTGAAGGGGCGGGCGCACAAGAATTGCGCAAGCAAATGCAGTCACAATTTAGTAAAGTGCGTAGTATTAAGCCTGATGCCTCGCGAGCACGCTCAAAAGAGATATTTTGGATAGCCATTAAATAG